CGGGTTGTACCTGGGGGAGTTGCTGGTTGGGCGGGGTTATGAGGTGTTCGGGCTGGTGCGCGGGCAGTCGAACCCGAAGGTGGCGACCGTGGAGCGGCTGGTGCCGGGGGTCGTGTTGTTGGAGGGTGACCTGACGGATCTTCCGTCGTTGATCGGNGCGGTGGAGATCTCCCAGCCTGACGAGGTGTACAACCTGGGCGCGATCTCGTTCGTCGGGCTGTCCTGGAAGCAGGCGGAGCTGACGGGGGAGACGACGGGTATGGGGGTGCTGCGGGTTCTGGAGGCGCTGCGGATCGCGGGTGGTAACGACCTGTCCCGGGTGCGTTTCTACCAGGCGTCGTCGTCGGAGATGTTCGGAAAGGTGCGGGAGACGCCGCAGCGGGAGACGACGCCGTTTCATCCGCGTTCGCCGTACGGGGTGGCGAAGACGTTCGGGCATTATCTGACGGTGAATTACCGGGAGTCGTACGGGTTGTTCGCGTGTTCGGGGATGTTGTTCAATCACGAGTCGCCGCGGCGGGGGATCGAGTTCGTGACGCGGAAGATCTCCCGGGCGGTGGCGCGGATTTCGCTGGGTCTGCAGGACTCGGTGTCGCTGGGGAATCTGGAGTCGCGGCGCGACTGGGGTTTCGCGGGGGACTATGTGGACGCGATGTGGCGGATGCTTCAGCAGGACACCCCGGACGACTTCGTCGTCGCGACCGGTGAGACCCACAGCATCCGTGAGCTGTTGGACGTGGCCTTCGCCCGGGTCGGTATCGAGGACTGGTCGGGCTATGTCCGGTCCGACCCGCGTTTCTTCCGGCCAGCCGAGGTCGACGTCCTGGTGGGCGACCCGTCGAAGGCGGCCGAGGTGCTGGGGTGGAAGCCGCGGGTCGGCTTCCGTGAGCTGGTGGAGATGATGGTCGACGCCGACCTGGCGACGGAGCGGGCCGAGGCGGAGCGGGCCGGGGTGCCGACGCGGGCCGGGGTGACGCGCGCGGGCCAGGACGTGCGCGCAGTGCCCGGAGCGCGCGAAGCTCCCGCGCGCGCGGACCGCGACGGAACGCCGACCCGGTGACCACGCCTGCCGCCGGAGCCGCCGGCCTGCACGCCGTCGTCGTGGCCGGGGCCCGGCCGAACTTCATCAAGGTCAAGCCGATCCTCGACGCGCTGGAGGCGGACGGGGCCCGGACCAGCCTCGTCCACACCGGGCAGCACTACGACGACGCCATGAGCGGGGTGTTCTTCGGTGATCTCGGTCTGCGGCCGCCGGACCACCATCTGGAGGCCGGATCCGGTTCGCACGCGGTGCAGACCGCCGCGGTGATGACCGCGTTCGAGCCGCTGCTGCGCCGCCTCGCCCCGGACGTCGTCGTGGTGGTCGGGGACGTCAACTCCACCCTGGCGTGCGCGCTGGTGGCGGCGAAGGAGAACGTCCCGGTCGCGCACGTGGAGGCCGGCCTGCGCAGCGGCGACCGGACGATGCCGGAGGAGATCAACCGGATCGTCACCGACCGGCTGTCCGACCTGCTGTTCGCGTCCAGTCCCGACGGTGTCGACCACCTGCTCGCCGAGGGCGCCGCGGCGGAGTCGGTGCACCTCGCCGGCAACGTCATGGTCGAC
This genomic stretch from Parafrankia discariae harbors:
- a CDS encoding GDP-mannose 4,6-dehydratase gives rise to the protein GLYLGELLVGRGYEVFGLVRGQSNPKVATVERLVPGVVLLEGDLTDLPSLIGAVEISQPDEVYNLGAISFVGLSWKQAELTGETTGMGVLRVLEALRIAGGNDLSRVRFYQASSSEMFGKVRETPQRETTPFHPRSPYGVAKTFGHYLTVNYRESYGLFACSGMLFNHESPRRGIEFVTRKISRAVARISLGLQDSVSLGNLESRRDWGFAGDYVDAMWRMLQQDTPDDFVVATGETHSIRELLDVAFARVGIEDWSGYVRSDPRFFRPAEVDVLVGDPSKAAEVLGWKPRVGFRELVEMMVDADLATERAEAERAGVPTRAGVTRAGQDVRAVPGAREAPARADRDGTPTR